The segment agggccagcagtaagggtcagcagtaagggtcagcagtaagggtcagcagtaagggtcagcagtaagggccagcagtaagggccagcagtaagggccagcagtaagggtcagcagtaagggccagcagtaagggtcagcagtaagggtcagcagtaagggccagcagtaagggccagcagtaagggccagcagtaagggtcaacagtaagggccagcagtaagggccagcagtaagggccagcagtaagggtcagcagtaagggccagcagtaagggtcagcagtaagggtcagcagtaagggccagcagtaagggccagcagtaagggccagcagtaagggtcagcagtaagggtcagcagtaagggtcagcagtaagggccacGTCCCGGTCACCAAGCTGGCGTTTAAAGGGTTTAACAAACCGCGGCTTAAAGAGACGACGGAACAAAGACATCAGGAGACACTCCCAGAGAGCACCGGAGGACGAGTGTGCCGACACCCTGTTCGCTCACCACACGAGGACACAAGCAGGACAGGGCAAGGGAGGACACAAGCAGGACAGGGCAAGGGAGGACACAAACAGGACAGGACAAGGGAGGACACAAACAGGACAGGACAAGGGAGGACACAAGCAGGACAGGACAAGGGAGGACACAAGCAGGACAGGGCAAGGGAGGACACAAGCAGGACAGGACAACCCTTAAATGTGGCATTTGGAGCGTTTTCGTTCATCACAATGACGCAGTCAAAAACAATATTGTTAAGAAGTTTGCTGTGGTTGGTTGATTCCCTTTGTCACATGACAtatagctcctcctccttgtctctgCTCAACAGGAAGGACAGAAAGACGAGCCCGACAGAAAGTCAGCATTCCATTTGAGAACAATAAAAGAGGACGTCGTCATTttgagaggacagaaagacATTTATCGTCATTCATTCGTTAAAATGAACTCAGTCCGTCACAAAATGAACGTTTCTCCTAAAAGTATTCTTGATAAATTACTAATATTTACGTATACTTATACTCAGaatgtactttaaaaaaatattttcttgcacCTAGTACTCTGCTGCGAGTAAAGACGCGTACGTCTACCCGACGTCTTCTCCTGCGCCGTCCATCATGAGAAGACAAGCATGGAGGACAAGTCAGACGACGGGACAACTGGTGAGGGGGACGTGAGGGACCACACTGGACAGACACACTGAGCAGCGGCGTGTGAGGGGACAGAGGTGGGGGGAGCTTAGATGACCCGGCAGCAGCTGGGCGGGGCCGaggtacagccccccccccgctggatgTTGACAGAGATGGTCTTCTCACACAGAggtagttgaagcagagcgctCAGGTTGCTGGGGGGGTCCCTGCCGGCCCGTCCGTGCCCCCCCGCCCTGCGGTGGTGGTGCTGCACCGAATGGGTGCGAGCCGGGGCGGGAGGGGGGATGGGGAGGGTGTCCAGCCTCTCGGTGGAGCTGATGCACACCCCCCAGGCTAATTTCTCCTGGATCTCCCCCCCTGAGAGGCTGCGGGGGTCTATGatgaagcgcccccccccactgcgGTGGTGTTGCAGGCACAGACTCATCAGCTTCAGGCTCTCCACCAGCGCAGCGCTGCGGCTGGCCGTGTGGGGCGGGGcgcggagggaggggctgggcGTGTGGGGCGGGGCGCGGAGGGGGGGCTGGCCGTGTGGGGCGGGGcgcggagggaggggctgctcgtgtggggcggggcgcGGAGGAAGGGGCTGCTCGTGTGGGGCGGGacacggagggaggggctggccgtgtggggcggggcacggagggaggggctggtcgtgtggggcggggcacggagggaggggctggtcgtgtggggcggggcacggagggaggggctggtcgtgtggggcggggcacggaggaaggggctggtcgtgtggggcggggcacggagggaggggctgctcgtgtggggcggggcacggagggaggggctggtcgtgtggggcggggcgcggagggaggggctggtcgtgtggggcggggcacggagggaggggctggtcgtgtggggcggggcacggaggaaggggctggtcgtgtggggcggggcacggagggaggggctggtcgtgtggggcggggcacggagggaggggctggtcgtgtggggcggggcacggagggaggggctgctcgtgtggggcggggcacggagggaggggctggtcaTGCTGCTGTTGTTACAACAACTGGAGGGGCTGTCTTGTCCTTTGTtacacccccctcccccgcctcctccattTCCACCCCCAGCAGGAGGACTTCCCCGGTCTGGACCAGAggtcccccctccctctccaggaGGTTTGCTTGGCTCTGAGCTGCTGCCGCCCCCGTTGcccccgttgcccccccccgggctgctGGGCGGCCCCTCACTGCTGTCTCTCCGGTTCCAGCTGTACCCAAACCCGGAGTCTTTGTCCAGGCGCCTCCGGTGACTCTCGGAGTCGTCGTCGCTGGTCTCAGAGCTGGAACACGAGGAGCCCCTCCCCTGACTTTTGCGCCAGTGGTAGCGCTTCTGTGTGGCCCCCGGGGACGAGGAGGCCCTGGCACCGGCGCTCAGGTTGGTGGCGTGTCCCGCCATGTTCATCCTGAGGCGGCTGAGTTTGGGGGGCAGGCCCTCGTCCAGGCCGAAGTCATCGTCCGACTCCCCCTCCTCAAAGATCTGCTTGAGCACTGGAGCGCTCTTCCTGGACGTGAGGCGGTTGGTGATGGAGGGAGGCTTACGGCGCAGGACCACCTGCGTCCGGACGGGGGGTggctcctgctcttcctcctcctcctcgtcttcctccaccctGAAAAAACACGATTGGCGAGACTTTAACCACCAGATCAGAAGAGACGAGACGAACGGCGATCTCCGGTGCAGCGGTTCTTTAGCGGGTTCCCACGGGACGCTCGACGGGAACTGGAtcagccagaaccagaaccagaaccagaacggaCACAAACACGCCGCTGACCTGAAGAGGCAGGCCCTCTGCttggctgctgctgaagtgGACGGCGCGGGGGCCCTGCTGGTACCAGAACCAGGAGCGGGGCCCGAGGTGGCAGCACAGGCACCCTGATAGGAGATGAACAAAAAGACGAGGCACTCGTGTTAGGATCATTCAGGGGGCGCGACCGACCACGGCGTGATGCCGATGAGCGGACCTGTGCCGGCTGCCCCGGAGAGTCGCTCGCCGTTTCCTCTCGCCGACCCAGCTCCAGCAAGCCTTTGGAGCGATGTCCATTGAGCAGGTTCTCCGTGCTGCGGGCCGGGGACTGGGGGCCTCCACCGTGGGAGATGGGGGACGCAGCCAGGCTGTCCTCGATGTCCTGGTGCATGTCCACCCTGGTCGGCCACGACTGCCTGGAGGAGTCAGACGGACCGGGTCAACCCAGACCTGAGACACCGAGTAGATGTCTTCCAAGCTCAAACATGCCTTTAGTCACGATGCATACAGGGTGACACGTGCAATAATCAATACTCGGGATGTCCCGGCCCGATCAGGAGCTCGCAGACTCGATGGGAGTCGGACGAGCGCCCAGTTCAGCCACGTGACGCCGCTCAGAGAGTTCGCTTCGCGTTAGAAACCacggtgtgaaagcagaccttccATAAACTATAAATGCAGCAGCGTTGGGACTctcagctccccaatcgaaccgagtcctcttgggccAGTGTGAAAACGACCGAGGTGCAGTGGTGGGCCGTCAGGGCCAGCAAGGCCTCCTCTGCTGGCCTAAGATAACCAGAAgtcatgatcatatttatgataaaagttaatttaattttacatcTATTCTCcctatatatgtatataaatatataaaacggGCACATATAGCTGAGAGATAGTTgtgatagccaatcagatcacgagttggcgACAGTACCGCCTTCTAGCTGGCCTCACGTTGAACGTGACATttacgcgtcctgtgattggataccAGTCGTCCTTTTCCCTCACTACACACTTCTATCTCCACTCCacggtttcacacacacacacacacacacacacacacacctacacacacacacacacacacccccacacacacacaatgagctaCCTAAACTGTCTTTCTTACATTAAACTGAAATTTCGCTATTTAGTGTACACAATTGTTAAAGCTTTCCTATTCTTGGTGGATTTATTCAAACTTTTTGGACAAATTATTTGAAATCcccttttatttgtaagttTGACAGTACCgcgtatagtgataagttttaattgctgatgcaggtttattgatttttaaatgctccggaaaatagcccgtgttgtacacgattgaggtgatgccaCACCAAATACTGCGAAGTGTGTTTCTGTACATCATTTCTGCAGCCGTGGTACTATGAGGGGTACATATTCAAGAATACATCACCGAATGCCGAGGAGTGAAGTGCACGGCCCGCCACTGCCTGGGCGTGTGCTCGGTTACCATGGCAGCGTGCAGCTGTGCGCGTGGCTGCTGTGACCTGCGCTGTTCTTTACCTGAATTGTGCCTTGATGTTGCTGGGGCTGGAGGAGCGGGTGGGAACGTCCTTTTCCTGCTTCTCCCGGAGGATCCGTTCTGCTAGCAGGTAGTACGTGGCTGTTATGTGGTTGTACTTGTTGGTCTCCAACGCTCTGGAAGGACACAGGTATAGTTTATGAGGAACATTGAATACGAGTAAAGAACATATTATCTATTTAATTACTATTGGGTGGCAGTGGCTTAGTGAGTTGGGAACTGAAGGGTCAACGGTTCAATTCCCGGCCCAGAAGACAATACGGCGTGAGGACtgctgactggagaggggccagtctacctccagggcgcTGCCCAGGTAAACACAAGGAGCATCGGAGGAAACCGTCCAGACTTAGGGTCCTAAAAGAAAAGCTCATCTATTGGTAAAGTCAGTCAATAAgtaacgggacaccttctttaagcaacaggacgccttctttaagtaacaggacacctttaagtaacaggacgccctctttaagtaacaggacgccttctttaagtaagaggacaccctctttaagtaacaggacaccttctttaaggaacaggacaccttctttaaggaacaggacgccttctttaagtaacaggacgccttctttaagtaacaggacgccttctttaagtaacaggacacctttaagtaacaggacgccctctttaagtaacaggacgccttctttaagtaagaggacaccctctttaagtaacaggacgccttctttaagtaacaggacgccttctttaagtaacaggacgcctttaagtaacaggacacctttaagtaacaggacaccttctttcaagCAAGCAAGACAATCCAACATTGAATGGAGTTTTGAAAAGAGACAATGCATGATTCCACCGACTGCTGCAAAACGACCAACGTTACAGACCTCAGGAAGAGGAGCTTCAGAATGGTGAACGACAACATGCTGGTTGGGAGCagaagaacttctcctcctcctctaactgacctcctacctgtggagcagaagaacttctcctcctcctctaactcacctcctacctgtggagtgtaagaacttctcctcctcctctaactcacctcctacctgtggagcgtaagaacttctccttctcctctaactcacctcctacctgtggagcgtaagaacttctccttctcctctaactcacctcctacctgtggagcgtaagaacttctccttctcctctaactcacctcctacctgtggagcgtaagaacttctcctcctcctctaactcacctcctacctgtggagcgtaagaacttctcctcctctaactcacctcctacctgtggagcgtaagaacttctccttctcctctaactcacctcctacctgtagagcgtaagaacttctccttctcctctaactcacctcctacctgtggagcgtaagaacttcttcttctcctctaactcacctcctacctgtggagcgtaagaacttctcctcctcctctaactcacctcctacctgtggagcgtaagaacttctccttctcctctaactcacctcctacctgtggagcgtaagaacttctccttctcctctaactcacctcctacctgtggagcgtaagaacttctccttctcctctagaacactctgcaccaactcttccttcctcttcctcctcctccattcctctttcctctcctccattatgaacaacttgaatcctgctcctcagcttctagccttgcttcctttcctcctggtctcctggacacacatcaaccttcctcctcctcctcctcctcctcctcctcctcctcctcctcatgttcACCGGCTCTCTAGCTttccccgtcatcgtcccaacattcagagtctctactctcagtcctaaacgcttccattccttcttctctcgttgttgatgcactcgtcttcctcctcttcctcgtctctgtctttgacccacagtaatccagtgtCCAGCAGGAGGGTGTGACCAAAAATGGTCGTCATTATTGAAGGCTGTCAAATCGTATCTTACTGCATTTTTGGTGTTCAGGCCGGCGTTCAGGCTGAAGCAGTTTATTATGTTAGGAGTGTTTAGATGCTCAACATGAAGGGAAAGAAGTccaattaaagccgcaagcggcgttgtaggccctcgccggccgacaggccgttgagctgacctgccgacgcacgccgcttttgtcctgagtgcttcgcaagtgtttagattttagctgcattagtagctcacagtttagtcaaatcgttatttggattatatggccatctgccatcaggagtttcaatccaatatggccgccttcctgtgtgtctgggggcgtggccacaatacatttttttttgccctgacatgacgcatgtctgtaccgaatttcgtggctgtccgacaaagttgacgtcggacccttccccgtaggaggggttgccatcgccacggcaacaccgtaaaaccaacaacatggttacgattgtgttttttgatcgggaccacatgagggacttttctggtaagtttcaatcatttctggcaaagtgtttttttaattcccattcaatttttgttatcgttctctagggggcgctgtaaggctgattgtcaaagtttcccttttaaagtgtccaggtaggaagggtcaataagtgtttaaaatttggtttggattggagtgtgtgtgtgtgcaaacgctgactcagcagtttttaaaattatatccaatatggccgccttcctgtgtgtctgggggcgtggccataatacttttttttttttgccctgacttgacgcatgtgtgtaccgaatttcgtggctgtccgacaaagttggcgtcggaccccccataggcacaatgcattgtgatttttgtaggtggcgctagcgcgccactttttcatgcccaattttgaaacacataaaataattaatttttcgccggttctgagcttggttcaaagtttggtgagttttcgagcatgttcagggggtcaaattgccgtttaaacagcagaacaaagaagaagaataaagaagaattaaagccgcaagcggcgttgtaggccctcgccggccgacaggccgttgagctgacccgccgacgcgcgccgcttttgtcctgagtgcttcgcaagtgtttagatttgagctgcatgagtagctcacagtttagtcaaatcgttatttggattatatggccatctgccgtcaggagtttcaatccaatatggccgccttcctgtgtgtctgggggcgtggccataattttttttttttttgccctgacatgacgcatgtctgtaccgaatttcgtggctgtccgacaaagtcggacccctccccataggaggggttgccatcgccatggcaacagcgtaaaaacaacatggttacgattgtgttttttgatcgggaccacatgagggacttttctggtaagtttcaatcatttctggcaaagtatttttttaattcccattcaatttttgttatcgttctctagggggcgctgtaaggctgattgtcaaagtttcccttttaaagtgtccaggtaggaagggtcaataagtgtttaaaatttggtttggattggagtgtgtgtgtgcaaacgctgactctgcagtttttaaaattatatccaatatggccgccttcctgtgtgtttgggggcgtggccataatttttttttttttttgccctgacttgacgcatgtgtgtaccgaatttcgtggctgtccgacaaagttggcgtcggaccccccataggcacaatgcattgtgatttttgtaggtggcgctagcgcgccactttttcatgcccaattttaaaacacataaaataattaatttttcgccggttctgagcttggttcaaagtttggtgagttttcgagcatgttcagggggtcaaa is part of the Brachionichthys hirsutus isolate HB-005 unplaced genomic scaffold, CSIRO-AGI_Bhir_v1 contig_479, whole genome shotgun sequence genome and harbors:
- the LOC137915007 gene encoding SNF-related serine/threonine-protein kinase-like, which produces MWCSCSGLRPSPVLRAAICLIDRMLQRDPKQRASLEEIESHAWLRGVDPSPATKFSTPLVSHKNLSEEEHGSIIQRMVLGDIADREAIVEALETNKYNHITATYYLLAERILREKQEKDVPTRSSSPSNIKAQFRQSWPTRVDMHQDIEDSLAASPISHGGGPQSPARSTENLLNGHRSKGLLELGRREETASDSPGQPAQGACAATSGPAPGSGTSRAPAPSTSAAAKQRACLFRVEEDEEEEEEQEPPPVRTQVVLRRKPPSITNRLTSRKSAPVLKQIFEEGESDDDFGLDEGLPPKLSRLRMNMAGHATNLSAGARASSSPGATQKRYHWRKSQGRGSSCSSSETSDDDSESHRRRLDKDSGFGYSWNRRDSSEGPPSSPGGGNGGNGGGSSSEPSKPPGEGGGTSGPDRGSPPAGGGNGGGGGGGCNKGQDSPSSCCNNSSTPSPSLRAPPHTASRSAALVESLKLMSLCLQHHRSGGGRFIIDPRSLSGGEIQEKLAWGVCISSTERLDTLPIPPPAPARTHSVQHHHRRAGGHGRAGRDPPSNLSALLQLPLCEKTISVNIQRGGGCTSAPPSCCRVI